The following coding sequences are from one Pigmentibacter sp. JX0631 window:
- a CDS encoding Rpn family recombination-promoting nuclease/putative transposase: MKVRRFTLDVLAKLNNESFVNIEIQVQNTYEYEKRCLYYWAKLYEQQLTSGKKYKTLKPAICIHILNFNFFKHKEHFFTKIKTLDIDTKYIFSNDFQLYFLEVPKIPDQYYNELDKWMHFFKGASKETVMAMQTPEIEKAFNTLEYISQDPIARAKYEARRKYELDYNTDMDGAREEGLQIGFTKGFQNGKNEGEQLGFVKGKDEGVQLGFAKGKLEIAKNLLVNHFSIEMISKITDLPISEIEKLKNT, encoded by the coding sequence GTGAAGGTTCGACGATTTACGCTAGATGTGTTGGCAAAACTTAATAATGAAAGTTTTGTCAACATTGAAATTCAAGTGCAAAATACTTATGAATACGAAAAACGTTGTTTGTATTACTGGGCAAAACTTTATGAACAACAATTAACTAGTGGAAAGAAATACAAAACCTTAAAACCGGCTATCTGTATTCATATTTTAAATTTTAATTTCTTTAAACACAAAGAACATTTTTTCACTAAAATTAAAACCCTTGATATTGATACAAAATATATTTTTAGTAATGATTTCCAACTTTACTTTTTAGAAGTTCCCAAAATCCCAGATCAGTATTATAATGAACTGGACAAATGGATGCACTTTTTTAAAGGTGCTTCAAAGGAGACCGTCATGGCTATGCAAACACCTGAAATTGAAAAAGCATTTAATACACTTGAATATATCAGCCAAGATCCCATTGCTAGGGCAAAGTACGAAGCCAGAAGAAAATATGAACTTGACTACAACACCGATATGGATGGGGCTAGGGAAGAGGGATTACAGATTGGTTTTACTAAAGGTTTTCAAAATGGGAAAAATGAGGGAGAGCAACTAGGTTTTGTTAAAGGGAAAGATGAAGGTGTACAACTAGGTTTTGCTAAGGGAAAACTTGAAATAGCAAAAAACCTTTTAGTAAATCATTTTTCAATTGAAATGATTAGTAAAATAACAGACCTACCCATTTCTGAAATAGAGAAACTAAAGAATACTTAG
- a CDS encoding IS66 family transposase, with amino-acid sequence MEKNLFEKITANDLLKFNSKQLIEFFENQKKYTEKILNSHNEFIQKHNLILEERDSLKKHNKELLDKIVEVEGQLVLLRRRIFREKSERIVKDKSTSEPSDNIKKNSSKKRANEIKRLPSERYPEAEIIEEHVEFKELPICNCCGSQMRDSGMTEDSEFLTTEPKDYYIIKQKRHKYRCTKCHGDIKTAPTPKKIIPSSVYSDEMIVDVAMTKYCDLIPIERYSSIAGREGFVDLPPNSLIGTTHKLAEYVELAYNKVKEEILSSNVLHADETPHRMLEGDEKKSWYLWGFSNKQSSYFEIRNTRSGDVASEILGKSKCEYLVSDIYSGYVKSTTEVNKQRENKNIPLIKNIYCNAHSRRKFMEAEKFPESKFFIEQYHEIYRLESDGKKDPQLLQKNRNQMKALFEDMKIIGKKLLQGVSAQSTLAIAINYFLKNHEGLTRFIENIELPIDNNHQERQLRSPVIGRKTWYGTHSKQGAKTASIMFTLVESCKLNGINPREYFSMLVKHIHAGKNVFTPKEFNNIDSG; translated from the coding sequence ATGGAAAAAAATCTATTCGAAAAAATTACCGCGAATGATCTTTTAAAATTCAATAGCAAACAGCTGATTGAATTCTTTGAAAATCAAAAGAAATATACTGAGAAAATATTAAATTCTCATAATGAATTTATTCAAAAACACAATCTCATCCTTGAAGAACGAGATAGCTTAAAAAAGCATAATAAAGAGTTACTGGATAAAATTGTTGAAGTTGAGGGGCAACTTGTATTACTTAGACGAAGGATATTTAGAGAAAAATCTGAAAGGATTGTAAAAGATAAAAGTACTTCAGAACCATCTGATAATATAAAGAAAAATAGTTCAAAAAAACGTGCCAATGAAATTAAAAGACTTCCTTCTGAGCGATATCCTGAAGCAGAAATAATTGAAGAACATGTAGAATTTAAGGAACTGCCTATTTGCAACTGCTGTGGTTCACAAATGCGTGATTCTGGAATGACTGAAGATAGTGAGTTTTTAACAACAGAGCCAAAAGATTACTACATAATAAAACAAAAGCGACATAAATACCGGTGTACCAAATGTCATGGAGATATTAAGACTGCTCCTACTCCTAAAAAAATAATACCAAGTTCAGTTTATAGTGACGAAATGATAGTCGATGTTGCAATGACAAAGTACTGTGATCTCATCCCTATTGAAAGATACAGTTCAATAGCAGGGCGTGAAGGCTTTGTGGATTTACCACCCAATAGTTTAATAGGTACGACACATAAACTAGCCGAATATGTTGAGCTGGCATATAATAAAGTAAAGGAAGAAATATTATCTTCAAACGTATTACATGCGGATGAAACTCCTCACCGAATGTTAGAAGGAGATGAAAAAAAGAGCTGGTATTTATGGGGATTTTCCAACAAACAAAGCTCATACTTTGAAATCAGGAATACCAGATCAGGCGATGTCGCTTCTGAGATTCTTGGCAAATCTAAGTGTGAATATTTAGTCAGTGACATTTATTCCGGTTACGTTAAATCAACAACAGAAGTAAATAAACAGCGAGAGAATAAAAATATTCCATTAATTAAAAATATTTATTGCAATGCGCATAGTCGTCGCAAATTCATGGAAGCTGAAAAATTCCCTGAAAGTAAATTCTTCATTGAACAGTATCATGAAATTTATAGGTTAGAATCAGATGGAAAAAAGGATCCTCAACTACTCCAAAAAAATAGAAATCAAATGAAAGCACTCTTTGAAGACATGAAGATAATAGGAAAAAAATTGTTACAAGGAGTTTCTGCTCAAAGTACACTAGCAATCGCTATAAACTATTTTTTAAAAAACCATGAAGGGCTTACAAGATTTATCGAAAATATTGAATTGCCCATTGATAATAATCACCAAGAAAGACAACTTAGAAGTCCTGTTATAGGAAGAAAAACTTGGTATGGAACTCATTCAAAACAAGGTGCAAAAACAGCATCTATTATGTTTACTCTTGTAGAGTCTTGTAAATTAAATGGAATAAATCCTAGAGAATATTTTTCAATGCTTGTTAAGCATATTCATGCTGGGAAAAACGTCTTTACCCCAAAAGAATTTAATAATATAGACAGCGGATAA
- a CDS encoding PD-(D/E)XK nuclease family transposase translates to MEFELLDIKNDYVFKRIFGEKEDVLIHFLNSVLNYPEDEKIISLTYLNTEINKDQEDDKETRLDGKSSHKPTFQ, encoded by the coding sequence ATGGAATTTGAATTGCTTGACATTAAAAATGATTATGTTTTTAAACGCATTTTTGGGGAGAAAGAAGATGTTTTAATTCACTTTTTAAATAGTGTGTTAAATTATCCAGAAGATGAAAAAATTATTTCCTTAACTTACCTAAATACAGAAATTAATAAAGATCAAGAAGACGATAAGGAAACTAGGCTAGATGGTAAATCATCGCACAAGCCCACATTTCAATAA